The Streptomyces sp. HUAS MG91 sequence ACCGAGCTGGAAGCCGTCGCCGCCCTGGCGATGACGGTCTGGCCCGGAATTGAACCCACGTGTTCCGGGACGCGTGGTGAAGGACGTACGTTGGAGTAACCGTGGGCATGCGGGCCGGAGGACGTCGTAGGAAGAGACGACAACAATCCTCCGCCGATGCATGGACATCGGAGAATGGTCTAGTCCACAATGCGTAACGAGACCTCCGCCCTCCCCGCACAGGAGGACGGACAGAGGACCCGTCGCTCTCTGCCCTGACTGCGTCGGCTCCTCGATCGGCACCTGGGACCGCACACCTGGAAGCCGATGCACCTGAAGGGCTGCGGTGCCAGGGAACGGGTTGAGGGTCCCGACCCCCGGCGCCGCGGCTCGTCGGTCCTCTCGGGACCGTTCGGGCCCCTCCCGACCGGCAGGTACGCTCGCCTGGTGCCCTCCATGAACGATCTCGTACGCCAGCACACCGCCCTCGGTGACTCCGACCTCGAGTGGCTGCACCTGCTGGTCTCGGAGTGGCAGCTGCTCTCCGACCTCTCCTTCGCCGACCTCGTGCTGTGGGTCCCCACGCACGACGGCACGCGTTACGTCTCCGTCGCGCAGATGCGTCCCAACACCGGACCCACGTCCTACCAGGACGACATGGTCGGCCACCTGGTACCGCGCGGCCGGCGCCCGATGCTGGACGCCGCGCTCGACGAGGGCCGCATCGTGCGCGAGGGCGACCCCGAGTGGCGCGAGGAGGTCCCGGTCCGGGTCGAGTCCATCCCCGTCCGCCGGGAGGGACGGGTCCTCGGAGTCATCGCCCGGAACACCAACCTGCTCACCGTGCGAACCCCCTCCCGGCTGGAGCTCACCTATCTCCAGTCGGCGTCCGACCTCGCCCAGATGATCGCCGCCGGATCGTTTCCGTTCCCGGGGCAGCAGGTCGACATGGACGCGTCCCCGCGCGTCGGCGACGGCCTGATCCGGCTCGACGCCGACGGGGTCGTCCAGTACGCGTCCCCCAACGCCTTGTCCGCCTACCACCGGTTGGGCTTCCAGGCCGATCTGGTCGGCCACCACCTCGGCAGCACGACCGCCGAACTCGCCCCGTCCCGCGGTCCGGTGGACGAGGCGCTGGCCAAGGTCGCCAGCGGCTGGGCCCCGCGCGAGTTCGAGATCGAGGGCGAGGAGGGTTCGATCCAGCTGCGGGCGATCCCGCTCAAGCCCAAGGGCACCCGCATCGGATCGCTGGTCCTCCTGCGCGACGTCACCGAACTGCGGCGCCGCGAACGCGAGTTGATCACCAAGGACGCCACCATCCGGGAGATCCACCACCGGGTGAAGAACAACCTCCAGACCGTCGCCGCGCTGCTGCGCCTCCAGGCCCGGCGCATCGAGTCGGACCGGGGGCGCGAGGCGCTCGAGGAAGCGGTCCGGCGCGTGGGCTCCATCGCGATCGTGCACGAGACGCTGTCCCAGAACCTGGACGAGCGCGTGGAGTTCGATGAGATCGCCGACCGGGTGCTCGCGATGGTCGCCGAGATCTCCCCGGGCCAGGTGACCGGCCGGCGCACGGGCCGGTTCGGCATCCTCGACGCCGAGGTGGCGACGCCGCTGTCCATGGTCCTGACCGAGGTGCTGCAGAACGCGCTCGAGCACGGCTACCGCCAGGGCGACACCGGAACCGTCGAGGTGTCGGCGGTGCGCGGCGGTACGAGCAAGGAGACCCGCCTGCTGATCACCGTCCAGGACGACGGTGTGGGGCTGCCCGAGAACTTCGACCCGAAGCGGGCCGGCAATCTGGGACTGCAGATCGTACGCACCTTGGTGGAGGGCGAGTTGGGCGGGACGTTCGACATGGTGCCCGCACCCGAGCGCGGCACCCAGGTCATCCTCGACATCCCCGTGCGCTCCCAGAAGTAGAACCGTGCGGACGCGCGCACGCGTACGCACACAGCAGAGAGCCCCGGACCGGGATACGGTCCGGGGCTCCATACTCGCGTGCTCGGGTCATGTCCCGGGCTGAGCCTGGGGGGAGCATCGGGGGTACTGCGCGCTGCGGCTCGGGGGCGGGAGATGCGTACTCGCTGTACGCGCCGCCGGGCTCAGGCTCGTGAAGGGGTGGGGTATCAGGCGGAGGCCTGACGGGCCCGGTTGCGAGCGGCGCGGCGCTTCATCGCGCGGCGCTCGTCCTCGCTGAGGCCACCCCAGACGCCGGAGTCCTGGCCGGACTCGAGCGCCCACTGCAGGCACTGCTCCATGACGGGGCAGCGGCGGCAGACGGCCTTGGCTTCCTCGATCTGCAGCAGCGCAGGACCGGTGTTGCCGATGGGGAAGAAGAGCTCGGGGTCTTCCTCGCGGCAAACGGCGTTGTGACGCCAGTCCATGGCTGCTACCTCTCCTTGGTATTACGTGCAGGTTGCTTGTGAATGTGAACGCTTTCACGAATCCCTCAACAAGTGAAGGGCCGAACGTCACGTACGCGACGGTGGTCCGTTGTTTTGAGGAGGGGATTCGGGCTCTCTGTGGGGCCGATGTTGCGGGCCGTCCCGAGCGCCATGTAGAGATTCGCAAACCTCGGCGGCGGATACAACCCCTTCAGGAAAGTTTTTTTTGATTCCTCGGTGTCGGCTAGGTCACAGCCGTACTTCCATGGGGTGGAGCCCAGCCCAAACGTTCGAGATAAAGGACTTTGGGCCCTTCCACTCACACAATCACACGCAGTGCACGGCGTACGCCTGTGAACGTCACGCTGGTACGCAGCCCCAGGTGGTCACCGTCCATCTGAAGGGGCAGAGGCACCTTCGAATGCAAGGTGAAGTCCGTGAGGTCGTGAAGCGTGACCGCGTTCTTTCCACGGGGGCCGCGTTCGGGCGTCGACATCAGCAGCTGGGTGCCGTAACGGGTCACCGCCGGAGTCGACAGTTTCTTGAGTCCGAGCACGTCAAGGCCGGTGTCGAAGGACGCCTGGGGGGTCGGATAGAGCGGCCGGTTGCCCAGGAAGGACCACGGCGAGGTGTTGCTGACTATGGAGACGACCAGATCCGTGACCGGGTCCTCGTTCGGCCGTTCGAGCGTGATCGTGCCGTGCCGGCGGTCCTGCTCGCCGAGGAACTGGCGCACCACCTGTCGCACATACAGAGCGTGTGTCGAACGCTTGCCCCGCTCCCGCTGCTGCTCGACCCGGCCGACCACACCCGCGTCGAAGCCGAGGCCCGCGCTGAAGGTGAACCAGCGCGAGGGCACCGCCTCGTCCTCCGTGCCCGGTGTGCCCGCGGCGAGCCCCAGGCCGACCGTGCGCTCCCGGCCCTCCCGCAGGGCGTCCAGGAGCTGTCCTGTGGCCTCCACGGGCTCGTTCGGCAGCCCCAGGGCGCGCGCGAAGACGTTCGTCGAACCACCGGGGACGACGGCGAGGCCCGGCAGCCGGTCGAGATCGGGGCCGTCGTGCAGCAGCCCGTTCACCACCTCGTTGACCGTGCCGTCGCCGCCGAGGGCGACGACCAGCTCGATGTCCTCGCTCTCCGCGGCCTGCCGGCCGAGGTCGCGGGCGTGGCCGCGGTACTCGGTGGTGACGGCCTCCAGCTTCATCTCGCTCGCCAAGGCGTGGATCAGCACATCGCGCGTGCGCGCGCTGGTGGTGGTTGCCGCCGGATTGACCACGAGAAGTGCACGCATGCAAGGCAGCGTACCTAGCGGCCTTGATCGCGCCCAGACCGAGGTAGGAGTCGGGTAAGAGCGCCGTCGCGGGCGGGGGCTACTCTGCAAAGGTGACCTCAGAGCAGAATCCCGCCCCCGAGACCGCAGCGGACGAAGGCCCGCGCCCCGGCCGGCTCACCGCCGCAGCCGCCCTGGCCGGACTCGAAGGAGCCGCGCTCGTCGCGGGCGGCGGCTACATGCTGGTCGCCGGGCTCACCGGACACCCCGACAACCCCGAGCAGGCCATCACCGGCGGCATCACGCTGATCGTG is a genomic window containing:
- a CDS encoding WhiB family transcriptional regulator yields the protein MDWRHNAVCREEDPELFFPIGNTGPALLQIEEAKAVCRRCPVMEQCLQWALESGQDSGVWGGLSEDERRAMKRRAARNRARQASA
- a CDS encoding PAS domain-containing sensor histidine kinase, with translation MNDLVRQHTALGDSDLEWLHLLVSEWQLLSDLSFADLVLWVPTHDGTRYVSVAQMRPNTGPTSYQDDMVGHLVPRGRRPMLDAALDEGRIVREGDPEWREEVPVRVESIPVRREGRVLGVIARNTNLLTVRTPSRLELTYLQSASDLAQMIAAGSFPFPGQQVDMDASPRVGDGLIRLDADGVVQYASPNALSAYHRLGFQADLVGHHLGSTTAELAPSRGPVDEALAKVASGWAPREFEIEGEEGSIQLRAIPLKPKGTRIGSLVLLRDVTELRRRERELITKDATIREIHHRVKNNLQTVAALLRLQARRIESDRGREALEEAVRRVGSIAIVHETLSQNLDERVEFDEIADRVLAMVAEISPGQVTGRRTGRFGILDAEVATPLSMVLTEVLQNALEHGYRQGDTGTVEVSAVRGGTSKETRLLITVQDDGVGLPENFDPKRAGNLGLQIVRTLVEGELGGTFDMVPAPERGTQVILDIPVRSQK
- a CDS encoding diacylglycerol kinase family protein codes for the protein MRALLVVNPAATTTSARTRDVLIHALASEMKLEAVTTEYRGHARDLGRQAAESEDIELVVALGGDGTVNEVVNGLLHDGPDLDRLPGLAVVPGGSTNVFARALGLPNEPVEATGQLLDALREGRERTVGLGLAAGTPGTEDEAVPSRWFTFSAGLGFDAGVVGRVEQQRERGKRSTHALYVRQVVRQFLGEQDRRHGTITLERPNEDPVTDLVVSIVSNTSPWSFLGNRPLYPTPQASFDTGLDVLGLKKLSTPAVTRYGTQLLMSTPERGPRGKNAVTLHDLTDFTLHSKVPLPLQMDGDHLGLRTSVTFTGVRRALRVIV